A DNA window from Enterobacter asburiae contains the following coding sequences:
- a CDS encoding YagK/YfjJ domain-containing protein has translation MMQQSQALFESSILSTTSFRTVYHEHGRYKTINGNSFVHDGHEYRINTRIGSSVRHDILMSTINELKAILKLYSRVFLTRFDLHLPEFTSVEAGNKYIRNLFKRLRDRLESGNNGLLEPIIDFAYGWVCEQEKASQPHYHCWIALPHRSVRWFGTPDRGIAGIITDIWMKLTGGKATLVNLSKATKDYPDHYVIHRDDPSSLEGPVFWLSYLAKERGKAQTGKGTRMYSTSKLSSKALNS, from the coding sequence ATGATGCAGCAATCTCAAGCGCTCTTCGAATCGTCGATCTTATCGACAACAAGTTTTCGTACCGTCTACCATGAACACGGACGTTACAAAACCATTAATGGCAACTCCTTTGTTCATGATGGTCATGAATACCGTATTAACACAAGAATCGGCTCTAGTGTTCGTCATGACATACTTATGTCAACAATCAACGAACTGAAAGCAATCCTGAAGCTCTACAGTCGAGTGTTCCTGACCCGTTTTGATCTCCACCTCCCTGAGTTCACTTCTGTTGAAGCTGGTAACAAATACATACGCAACCTGTTCAAACGATTACGTGACCGCCTGGAGTCTGGAAACAACGGTTTATTAGAACCTATCATCGATTTTGCTTACGGTTGGGTTTGCGAACAGGAAAAGGCTTCACAACCCCATTACCATTGCTGGATTGCACTTCCACATCGTTCGGTAAGATGGTTTGGAACGCCAGACAGAGGGATCGCTGGTATTATTACGGATATCTGGATGAAACTGACAGGTGGTAAAGCAACGCTGGTAAACTTGTCTAAAGCCACTAAAGACTATCCCGATCACTACGTCATTCATCGTGACGATCCTTCATCACTCGAAGGTCCGGTATTCTGGCTTTCTTACCTGGCAAAAGAACGCGGTAAAGCGCAAACAGGGAAGGGAACGCGCATGTACTCAACATCAAAATTGAGTAGCAAAGCACTGAATTCGTAA